The sequence AAATTTCAGAAGAAAGAACATTTGGACAAGCCAGATTTCTTGTACTGCCACATTGTAATGCTAGTTCTTTTACCATGACGCAAACCGGTACCTAGGTTAAATATGCATCACAGCTTTATAGTGAAGATTCAGGTTAAATCTCCATCCAAAGTTTagttaaagaaaagaaatctAAGACTAAGTGGTCTGTTCTAATCTTATTAACAACAAGACCTGTGACCATAGTATTAATAAGACAATTGCATAGTCAGCCTTCTACACAGTTATTAAAAACACAAATGAGAAATAACtataggaaaaaaagaaaaaaaattaagatagagaaaaagtatATTGTGTAGTAAGTAACCTGCGACACATTATGCAAAACTCTAGCAATCCAAATACCTGCAACATAACTACAATATAAAGAAAAGCACATTCATTTGCAGTAGAAGTGACATCTTAGGGAAAACTCTGGCAATTCAAGATTGCCATATCATGTAACACTTACATGTAAAGATTCAACTAGATTGTTACCCTAAAGTTTACCTTGACGAGTCTCTCAAAGCATATcagaaaatgacataaaaaataacaaatataGAATATCCTACAACAGAAATTATAATGCTATTCCCGGTTACATCTTACAGAAAAAATCAGCAGTTCAAGAATCTTACATCATACCGACTTAATTAAAGTTGGTCTAAGTTACAAGTATTAGCTTATCACACCATGCGATAGTAACATGAATCTCCAAGTAATTAGTTCGATACCACAATACTGCCAAGAGTGAGACCACCATGATGCATTGAAGTCGTTCAAGCTATCTCCCATGTATCTAGAGTTGATTAGCAGCGAAAGATCAGTAATCCTTCAAAGATGTCTCGGGATGAAAAAATTCAGTGAACTCACATCTATCAGCATGTATATTTGATATGTCAATGTCAAAAAAGGAAGAGACAGCTATGACAACCGGGAAGAATAAGCTCAAGAGGTAgtaaatgatttttctttttggaaGAAACATGTAGTAGAATGATAGGTAATGCACAAGTCTTGAAAGACATGATCGTGAGCAACATAAATGGACTCATCATTATTAATAAAAGGatgtaaaaggaaaaataaagaatCAAGTAAAACACTGTTTTATAACAGAGATATGTAATTCTTTATTTCTAAATAAACACATAAGATTAACATTGTACGTCAACATGCCTAAAGCTGCCAGAAAAAGAATTTTGTAGACGTGAGGAAGAACTCACTAATACAGCTTGCTTTCCCTCTCTTGttgcataaaataaattatactgaatgctttcttcttccaGAAATTTGTATTTTTCCCTCTGTAAGTACTCACATTGACAGTTTGATCCACTCATTGATTTACTTATTTACCTCATATGAAATTAATATACAACACCACTTTATTATCCCCAGGTTGTTTAATTTTGGTTACAGCAATTGATGCTGTTTGATGATAAGCTGTGCATATAGTAGCTCATTCCATGAATCGGGCACTCCAGGGAGGCACCAATGACtgcaatcttgatatctttcaggAGATCTCCTCTCTTCCTCAGTCAAGTGCTGCTTCCGGTAGATGGAAGGGTGGGCATCTTTCCTGTAGTCAGTCATTCTTGTAATGTTTAAATAGGAGGCAGGAGTTTTCATTCCCTTGATCACTGATTCCAAAACAGTCATCTTTGATGGATATGATGAGAGATACGTCTCATTCTTGATGGGTTCAGTCTCTTTGTCACATTGCCCACCTGAATTCCATTGCCCACCACTGAACAGAAAACAGAATCAAGTGTGAGCAAGCTGAAAGAAAATGAAGCATTTGATGGTAAAACTTATGATTGAGTTAACAAATTGACTAGAGCACCTGAAATGTGAGGCAGAATAGCCCCTGAAAAAAACTAGGGATTTCTTGGGATTGACATTTGTATCCACCCATTTTGACCAAGTATCGAGAGCTTTATGAAATGCTTCGACGACATTCAATTCACTGTATATATGGTTGCCTTCTTGATAGTAGTCCTTCCTGTTTGGAAATATCTTACTTGGGTTAACCTTGGAAAATCATGCAAAACAGTACAAGATTTGATTGTCTAACTCTTGATTACCCTTTTGAGGTCTTCTCATGAGTCCACCAATGCCCTGTGTTGAAGATAATAACATCTGCATCTTTGTACTTGGAAGATGATCTCTCAATTATGTCAAGCCTAAGCGTCTCCTTTTTCTTGCCGTTGCTTACAGGCATCTCCCACTCCTGAACAAGAAATGGCGAGCGGAAGAACTCCACGGAACAATTGAAATCCTAAACAGACAAATAGTAGCAGCTACTGTAATCCTTGAGATGATATGAGAAACAACAGGATGACAAATTGGGAACAGAAACAAACCACAAACCTTGAACACGAAAGAATAAGAACCCTCTGTTCTGAATTCATGCCTGCCAGAGGCCTCGAAAACCTTCTTTTTGTCTTTGACAGAGTTTCTTAAGATGCAAACCAAAGAGTCCCACATGTTTCTGTTCAGTGAATCACCAACAAATACCAGTCGTTTTCCTCTCAATCTCTCCAACATATCAGTTGCATTCAACCTAAACACACAGATATGAAGTTTAACACATAAAAGAACCAAACACATCGAACTTTCAGATTTCTAACGTTTATCACCTTGGAATGTTGCAGCCATTAGGCTGCCACCGGAGTTTCTGATAAGACCGATCGGGCCGGCCATTGCGGTAGCAATCAAAAGGTTCATCGATGTGAGGGCAGGAGCCCTCGGGATAGAGTGGATATGAATCATCCTTCACCCACCTTCCTTGGAAAATATCACAACCTTTCATAGCACCGATCCAATCCACCTGTCTCTTTCCTTCATCCCTAGCTGATGCTGCGGTCGGACCATTTCCTTTCACGAGCGAAGATGATAAACTTGGAGCCCCTTTCTCCTCACTCTTTGCCGTAGTAGTTCCGGTACTCTTTGTAATCGAGGGAACCCCACTGCTGGATTGGTTCTTTGCAGCAGCCCCAGACTTAGGAGTCGCTGTTGAATTAAGAACTTGATTTACCTTTGAAGCGACTCCTTTATCTATCTGATTCTTCGATGGTAAATCTCCATTTCCCGCAGAACCAACTGCAGTTGTGGTCTCATTCTTCTTTGGAGGAGCTCCGGTTACTGTCAGGTTCTTAGCTGCCAAGACTGCATCTTTCTTGGAATCGTCTCTGTCTCCAACCTTAGTCTGGTTCTTCGTTGGCAAATCTCTTGTTTTTGTAGGATCAACTACGGATTTAGTCTCGTTCTTTGAAGGTATTCCATTCGCTGTCTGGTTCTTTGCTACCAAGACTGTGGCTTTCGCAGAACCAATCCCATCCCTTCCCTGATCACTCGTCGGAACCCCATTTCCGCCCTCCATCGAGTGATTCTTCGTCGAATCTCCACCTCCCTGCAGCCCGATTGCAGTGGGTGAATGATTTGTCTCCGCAATTCCATTTCCCTGAGACCCAATTCCACTTCCTGTCTGATTCTTCGCCAGCAAAACCCCACCTTTCTCCACACCGACGCCCTCTGCCGTCAAATTACCCGCCAAGATCCCGCCTTTCTCAGCTCCACCGCCGTCGGCCGGCAGATCCTCCGGCAAAGGCGCCGCATTCTCCGGTGATGGCGATGAAGAGGAATTGGGAAAGATGTAAGAGAAAAGGGAAGATATTTGAGATCTGTAGGGAGCGGTGGAGACGGAAGCGGACGTGAAGAGGTTGTTGAACCAAGGGGAGGTCTTCTCCGGAGGGCAAAACGCCAAATAAGCGGTGAAGGCAACGAACACGAAGGCAAAGCCATAAAGGAAGACCTTCGTCCTCCTCTTCCTGAGAAGGGAGAAGAGGGCCGTTAGATCGGAGACAACGGCGGAGCTCTTCGGAGGCTTTGAGGCTTCCTTCATGGCGCAGAGTGAGAGAGGAAGGGAACacaaaacaagaagaaaaatggGTTCTTTAATGGCTTTCAGGCATCTCTGGCTGCAGGCAACGGAGAGAGGTGAAGAGCGAAGGGAGATGGCAGTGGAAGCCTTGAGGCTCCGTTGCTGTGAGGGAGTGCGGTGAGAGACCGGAGCAGACCAATAAGTGGACTGGTGTTTGCGGCCACCGAAGAACGGGAACTGCATTCCGAGACTGGTCTTCCAGttccaaattattatttttttgccaTTATCTTTTCTTTATCTTATAATTGGAAGGATGGGATGAAATAGCTGTTTCAATTTAAAATCCTAATATTTTTTGGAAATCGAAAAAAGGGTAAAATTAAATCTAAAATTTCAAAATATCTATGATAATTTTTAACCTATTTTTAttaaattctctttttttttcactttgatTTGCTTGTTTCTTGGACTGATCTGATTCTTTTTAATCACAATACTGTCTTCtatcttaaattattttattctcATCAATTACAATAGCCTCctaaattaatattatatatatatatatatatgatatagaaaataataaaaatgatttaTGGGATTTTATGAAAACTAATACGTTTAATTGcttaataataataactaaaatattatgaatgtcataaaatcatctttaaaagatgataataaatctaatatatatttctaaaaaaaccacaaaaaaatataagaaatacTAATTTTTGGCTTTCATTAAACGAACTTTATCATTATTCCATATTCATAATTCTAATTTTTAATCTAATTAACGGAGAATTCTTTGGATCCTTAATTATTAAGTTAATCGAACAAGATTTATTTTTATTCAGATAAATCCATATTATGATGAATTCGTGATAGAGATATAAAACATATGTACATGTATGCCTTTTCTCCATCAAAATACCCACAAATCgtaaaaaaataagaagagggAATTAATGACTTTAAGAACATCGCTTTAGTTGATCATCTAAAGGTACAAAATTAACATTGAGATACCTAATCGTGAGAATGGCAATTGAGATCATGTGAGTGAGTTCTTCTTCTTGATTGTAGTTGGAAAGCAATTCCCGTGTGGGGCCTGCCATTTAATAAAGTAGGGAACCGAATTGAAGCCTCAGAGATCCGATGCCATGGTGGGTGATCTATATATCTTCTTGGAGTGACGGGAAGAGGCAACCAAGTATGGTGGTAAAGGTTGGTGGACGAGGAAGAAGAAGTGGCGGTCATTGACACGAGGAAGAAGTGGTGGTGGCGGCGGGGGCACTCGACTTTGTGTCGATACATGTCTTTTCATGGTAGATTGTGATTGGTTTGAGTTAGAAATCTTATGTTCATTTCCTTTTCAAGGTTGAGACTTcatgagtcaaaaaaaaaaaaaaagcatgattcACGTCGTAAATTATCAATTTACGTCGATCAAGTTAAAAAGTCAATCATCTCATCGATTATAATTTTGATATGAACTCCGTCAAAAAAATAACTCGGGTACATGATTTTTCATATAATGTATAAttaattacaaaaaaaattatcCGAATCTAATTTTTAAGATTAAACTCACTTGAGGGAATCTTATAATGGATATAAGAGAATATTTAAATTGACTCGTAAGGGATCTAAATATTTCAAGTCATATGAATTCTATATCTATTGAGTTAATACGTAtgatatatatcatattgatTCAAATCTTGGCATGAATTCGAAGATACGATTTCTTACCTAAAATGTGTCGGAGAGTCTTACTCTAAAGCGTAGTCGGTGGTTAATTAATCCAACCTTTAAGTAGACTCGCATAGCATAAAGATATGTGAACCACTTCATGATTGGGTCTATTAATTAGTGGGGTCGAACCAAACAATTAATGGGTTATGGTGCGTTGTTGCACCACTAAAGACCAATTTATGTGGGACTCGAAGTGTCGGCGCGAATGTGCTTGTAGCATTGTAAGCCACATATGTACCAAAGATGAACATCGAATTCAATATCATCTAACTAAAGTTAAGGAGCTATCATTGTGATCTACGAAGATAAAAAGGAGGGTTGCTTAAGCCACTCCACTTTATTCGGGATGTGTTCCATTGCACTTGAAAGAATGACTAATCAAATTAGATCCAACTCATATAACACACACCTACCCAACTTTTCTTTTTTGAAGGTTGCAATGCCCTCTACTTAGCTTTCTTTAGCTTTGCTTGGTCTTACGATTCATGGAAGTGGGTATAAGAGTTGATTAATATCACCATGCGGGAGATCGTGGCTCTACTTAGATTGTTtgttttgatgctataaacattgGTTATTAAGTGTATGATACTTTCCACAAATCTTCGATATGTATtactaattattatatatatcacTAGTCAAAGGATTAAAAGTTCAAGAGTTAGTTAGTTAATCTAGTTGTTTCTCatttgtaaaaataaataaattaataccaCTTAATAATAGTTTTAAATTAGAAAATGAATGATaggtgttatttctcgatttgatTTAAACTTGACTCCCTCTACAAGAGTTAATCTAGTTGGGTGCTCTTAATTACGATATATGCTCGAGATATTAGAAGATGAGTATTTCTAACatcgataaaaataataaattaaatcggAAAGTCTAATCCttccaaaactataatttttatttttaaatcaattACGATATTTCATTATTTATCGTCTCGCTATAACCTATCCCCAATGTAATATGATAACAACCCAAACCCCACTCCTAATGCAATTAGAATAACTCTCTAATGCCTAAATTTTAATTTACCTTATTAAATTTGATCAAATTATCAATCAATACAAAATCTCCAAAGTACTCCAAATTTAAAATTCAGATATAGCAACTCTTTCACGAAATTTGTCATACACTACACATAATTGTTTGAATCCTTAAAAAGTTGATTGGATTTCTAATCCAGCTTACCATTTCGTCACTTTTAAATGCGTCATTCAAAATCGTGTTTA comes from Musa acuminata AAA Group cultivar baxijiao chromosome BXJ3-3, Cavendish_Baxijiao_AAA, whole genome shotgun sequence and encodes:
- the LOC135634325 gene encoding protein trichome birefringence-like; the encoded protein is MQFPFFGGRKHQSTYWSAPVSHRTPSQQRSLKASTAISLRSSPLSVACSQRCLKAIKEPIFLLVLCSLPLSLCAMKEASKPPKSSAVVSDLTALFSLLRKRRTKVFLYGFAFVFVAFTAYLAFCPPEKTSPWFNNLFTSASVSTAPYRSQISSLFSYIFPNSSSSPSPENAAPLPEDLPADGGGAEKGGILAGNLTAEGVGVEKGGVLLAKNQTGSGIGSQGNGIAETNHSPTAIGLQGGGDSTKNHSMEGGNGVPTSDQGRDGIGSAKATVLVAKNQTANGIPSKNETKSVVDPTKTRDLPTKNQTKVGDRDDSKKDAVLAAKNLTVTGAPPKKNETTTAVGSAGNGDLPSKNQIDKGVASKVNQVLNSTATPKSGAAAKNQSSSGVPSITKSTGTTTAKSEEKGAPSLSSSLVKGNGPTAASARDEGKRQVDWIGAMKGCDIFQGRWVKDDSYPLYPEGSCPHIDEPFDCYRNGRPDRSYQKLRWQPNGCNIPRLNATDMLERLRGKRLVFVGDSLNRNMWDSLVCILRNSVKDKKKVFEASGRHEFRTEGSYSFVFKDFNCSVEFFRSPFLVQEWEMPVSNGKKKETLRLDIIERSSSKYKDADVIIFNTGHWWTHEKTSKGKDYYQEGNHIYSELNVVEAFHKALDTWSKWVDTNVNPKKSLVFFRGYSASHFSGGQWNSGGQCDKETEPIKNETYLSSYPSKMTVLESVIKGMKTPASYLNITRMTDYRKDAHPSIYRKQHLTEEERRSPERYQDCSHWCLPGVPDSWNELLYAQLIIKQHQLL